A region from the Polaribacter sp. Hel1_33_78 genome encodes:
- a CDS encoding RNA polymerase sigma factor yields the protein MQKDLETKFLSDFESNQNIAHKICRIYTTNQDAHNDLFQEITIQLWKNYSKFRGDSKFSTWMYRVALNTAISLYRKSTRTIKTQDISDFTYKIKATDYDNTEELQLKALYTAIHKLNDIDKALIFLYLEDKPYREISETLGISSVNARVKMSRAKEKLKNILNP from the coding sequence GTGCAAAAAGATTTAGAAACTAAATTTTTATCAGACTTTGAAAGCAATCAAAATATAGCACATAAAATTTGTAGAATTTACACAACAAATCAAGATGCTCACAATGATTTATTTCAAGAAATAACGATACAACTATGGAAAAATTACTCAAAGTTTAGAGGAGACTCTAAATTTAGTACTTGGATGTATAGAGTTGCTTTAAATACTGCAATTTCCTTATATAGAAAATCAACCAGAACCATAAAAACACAAGACATTAGTGATTTTACCTACAAAATTAAAGCCACAGATTATGATAATACAGAAGAATTACAATTAAAAGCTTTGTATACAGCAATTCATAAATTAAATGATATTGATAAAGCTTTAATATTTTTATATCTAGAAGACAAACCTTACCGTGAGATTTCTGAAACATTAGGAATATCTTCTGTGAATGCAAGAGTAAAAATGAGCAGAGCAAAAGAGAAATTAAAAAATATATTAAACCCATAA
- a CDS encoding MerR family transcriptional regulator — translation MNNIKQDFTIKDLENISGIKAHTIRIWEKRYNLLKPKRTETNIRLYTPGDLTKLLNIVLLNNNNFKISKIAELSDEEITLQSRELAFNTAINDEAINTFKLAMFQFDKVLFNNAYNTLLHKKTFREVFKDVFIPFLENIGLLWQTETLLPAHEHFISNLIAQKIQSNTEKLQYNINDTSKTYVLFLPENEIHELGLLYLNYELVLRGFHTIYLGQSLPLNNLNYFLESEREICFITSLTIQPYDDKIVDYFNEINAVMGITKNEFIATGRKVNKVKHLKLNPNIQLYDSIPDLLKVL, via the coding sequence TTGAACAATATTAAACAAGATTTTACAATTAAAGACCTTGAGAATATTTCAGGAATTAAAGCACATACCATTAGAATATGGGAAAAACGTTATAATTTATTAAAACCTAAAAGAACAGAAACAAATATTAGGTTGTACACTCCGGGGGACTTAACTAAACTTTTAAATATTGTTCTATTAAACAATAATAATTTTAAGATTTCTAAAATAGCAGAACTCTCCGATGAAGAGATCACCCTTCAATCAAGAGAATTAGCTTTTAATACTGCAATTAATGATGAGGCTATAAATACTTTTAAGTTAGCCATGTTTCAATTTGATAAAGTTCTTTTTAATAACGCTTATAATACTTTACTGCATAAAAAAACATTTAGAGAGGTATTTAAAGATGTTTTTATTCCTTTTTTAGAAAATATAGGGTTACTATGGCAGACCGAAACTTTACTGCCTGCCCACGAGCATTTCATTTCGAATCTAATTGCTCAAAAGATTCAATCTAACACCGAAAAATTACAATATAATATTAATGATACCAGTAAAACATATGTATTGTTTTTGCCTGAAAATGAAATTCACGAACTAGGACTTTTATACTTGAACTATGAATTAGTTCTTAGAGGATTTCACACCATATATTTAGGACAAAGTTTACCTTTAAATAATTTAAATTATTTTTTGGAAAGTGAAAGAGAAATATGTTTTATAACCTCTTTAACTATTCAGCCCTATGATGATAAAATTGTAGATTATTTTAATGAGATTAATGCAGTTATGGGTATTACTAAAAATGAGTTTATAGCAACAGGGAGGAAAGTGAATAAAGTAAAGCATCTCAAATTGAATCCAAATATTCAATTATATGATTCTATTCCAGATTTGTTAAAAGTACTATAA